In one window of Sandaracinaceae bacterium DNA:
- a CDS encoding superoxide dismutase: MAFTLPELPYAKDALAPHISKETLEFHYGKHHQGYVNKLNKAVEDDASLQGKSLEDLIKTQKGGVFNNAAQVWNHTFYWNSLSPNGGGEPTGKIADAIKKSFGSFSDFKEQFSKAASGHFASGWAWVVTSGDGLDIVDLHDAGNPLTMGKTPVLTCDVWEHAYYIDYRNARPDYIAAWWNLVNWDHANSQL; encoded by the coding sequence ATGGCATTCACGCTACCCGAGCTGCCCTACGCCAAGGACGCCCTGGCCCCGCACATCTCCAAGGAGACCTTGGAGTTCCACTACGGCAAGCACCACCAGGGCTACGTCAACAAGCTCAACAAGGCGGTCGAGGACGACGCGTCCCTGCAGGGCAAGAGCCTCGAGGACCTCATCAAGACCCAGAAGGGCGGCGTGTTCAACAACGCGGCCCAGGTGTGGAACCACACCTTCTACTGGAACAGCCTCAGCCCGAACGGCGGCGGGGAGCCCACGGGCAAGATCGCCGACGCGATCAAGAAGAGCTTCGGCAGCTTCTCCGACTTCAAGGAGCAGTTCAGCAAGGCGGCCTCGGGCCACTTCGCGAGCGGCTGGGCGTGGGTGGTCACGAGCGGCGACGGCCTCGACATCGTGGATCTGCACGACGCGGGCAACCCCCTGACCATGGGCAAGACGCCGGTCCTCACCTGCGACGTCTGGGAGCACGCCTACTACATCGACTACCGCAACGCGCGCCCCGACTACATCGCCGCGTGGTGGAACCTGGTCAACTGGGATCACGCGAACAGCCAGCTCTGA
- a CDS encoding short-chain fatty acyl-CoA regulator family protein, whose product MKESHEQMGRRLRELRLERGLQQGEVARRLGVSAAYMSLIEKGKRSVQLPLLFKALEIYGVGMEDFMASLGESRVDDGLARLLDEPLLKTLNLSREDLASLGAEPKVATTITALFNLYKNTRGQLDHLLADLARRERDDARQGDELAFDYSPFDEVTDFLERHGNYFPLLEERADAFRRDASLSEQVTSAELVGALEGKGVSVELVGSDGDSSVIRRFDPDGRSLRLSVDVPDHRRKFQLAVAIGLRLLDEESLHEPIVEGHAAQHSETDRLLKIHLANYFAGALLLPYGPFFDHVTRTRYDVDRLGSIFAASYETVAHRICNLGDPKRRGVPFHFLRVDVAGNISKRYSATGLKFPHGTGSCPKWVVHTAFLTPHEIHRQYSEFPDGSRYFCFARVQAEPHRGSLARGTVYSIGLGTHAEHAKHLAYADDIPFVDPPKMAVPVGTTCRFCERTDCNQRAAPSYKFAFRVDEYIKKDNFFSPLVNDDQEPDASERR is encoded by the coding sequence ATGAAGGAAAGCCACGAACAAATGGGCCGGAGGCTGCGCGAGCTCCGGCTGGAGCGCGGCCTGCAGCAGGGCGAGGTGGCGCGCCGCCTCGGCGTCTCCGCGGCCTACATGAGCCTCATCGAGAAGGGGAAGCGCTCGGTGCAGCTGCCGCTCCTCTTCAAGGCGCTCGAGATCTACGGCGTCGGCATGGAGGACTTCATGGCGAGCCTGGGCGAGTCGCGGGTGGACGACGGGCTCGCCCGCCTGCTCGACGAGCCGCTCCTCAAGACGCTCAACCTCAGCCGCGAGGATCTGGCCAGCCTCGGCGCGGAGCCGAAGGTCGCGACCACCATCACCGCGCTCTTCAACCTCTACAAGAACACGCGCGGGCAGCTCGACCACCTGCTCGCCGATCTCGCCCGGCGGGAGCGGGACGACGCGCGGCAAGGCGACGAGCTCGCGTTCGACTACTCCCCGTTCGACGAGGTCACCGACTTCCTCGAGCGACACGGCAATTACTTTCCGTTGCTCGAGGAGCGGGCGGACGCGTTTCGCCGGGACGCCTCGTTGAGCGAGCAGGTGACGAGCGCGGAGCTCGTCGGCGCGCTCGAGGGGAAGGGCGTCTCGGTGGAGCTGGTCGGCTCGGACGGAGACAGCAGCGTGATCCGGCGCTTCGACCCGGACGGCCGCAGCCTGCGTCTGTCGGTCGACGTGCCCGACCATCGCCGCAAGTTCCAGCTCGCGGTGGCGATCGGCCTCCGGCTCCTGGACGAGGAGTCGCTGCACGAGCCGATCGTCGAGGGCCACGCGGCGCAGCACAGCGAGACGGACCGGCTGCTCAAGATCCACCTCGCGAACTACTTCGCGGGCGCGCTGCTGCTGCCCTACGGGCCCTTCTTCGACCACGTGACGCGGACCCGCTACGACGTCGATCGCCTCGGCTCGATCTTCGCCGCCAGCTACGAGACGGTCGCGCACCGGATCTGCAACCTGGGCGACCCGAAGCGGCGCGGCGTCCCCTTCCACTTCCTGCGGGTCGACGTGGCCGGGAACATCTCCAAGCGCTACTCGGCCACGGGGCTGAAGTTCCCGCATGGGACGGGCAGCTGCCCCAAGTGGGTGGTGCACACCGCCTTCCTCACCCCGCACGAGATCCACCGCCAATACTCGGAGTTCCCGGACGGCTCGCGCTACTTCTGCTTCGCGAGGGTGCAGGCCGAGCCGCACCGCGGATCGCTCGCGCGCGGCACCGTCTACAGCATCGGGCTCGGCACCCACGCCGAGCACGCCAAGCACCTCGCCTACGCGGACGACATCCCCTTCGTCGATCCGCCGAAGATGGCGGTCCCCGTGGGCACGACGTGCCGCTTCTGCGAGCGCACCGACTGCAACCAGCGCGCGGCGCCGAGCTACAAGTTCGCCTTCCGCGTCGACGAGTACATCAAGAAGGACAACTTCTTCTCACCGCTCGTCAACGACGACCAGGAGCCGGACGCCTCCGAGCGGCGCTGA
- a CDS encoding tetratricopeptide repeat protein: MRTRVLLVLLALLVASGSPGLAAADPPTAQREARLRDRIARAGGDVDAQLALAELRLRSGDAEGALRELEVTTALSPSAHRARVLRAQAFLALRRPEDALAELDRYVRQTGGDAPSHTLRASVLESLERWEPALADVEAALETESTVDLHLARARLLGRLDRASAAAAALELGLTRHEGAAVLRVALIDALRRLGRPGPALRHVEALITDASVAPRWRVTRAELLDELGRPTEARAERARALRDAERMLTRRRSALALLERGRALLALGREGEARADLEQALRRAPSLTEARVLLARSAR, translated from the coding sequence ATGCGAACGCGGGTCCTCCTCGTCCTCCTCGCCCTCCTGGTCGCGAGCGGCTCCCCCGGCCTCGCGGCGGCGGATCCTCCTACCGCGCAGCGAGAGGCGCGCCTCCGAGACCGCATCGCGCGGGCGGGTGGAGACGTCGACGCGCAGCTCGCCCTGGCGGAGCTGCGCCTCCGGAGCGGCGACGCGGAGGGCGCGCTGCGCGAGCTCGAGGTCACCACGGCGCTGTCGCCCAGCGCGCACCGGGCCCGGGTGCTGCGCGCGCAGGCCTTCCTCGCGCTGCGACGCCCGGAGGACGCGCTCGCCGAGCTCGACCGCTACGTGCGCCAGACCGGCGGCGACGCGCCCTCCCACACCCTGAGGGCCAGCGTGCTGGAGTCGCTCGAGCGGTGGGAGCCGGCCCTCGCCGACGTGGAGGCCGCGCTCGAGACGGAGTCGACGGTGGACCTGCATCTCGCTCGCGCGCGGCTGCTCGGCCGGCTCGATCGCGCGAGCGCCGCCGCGGCCGCGCTCGAGCTCGGCCTGACGCGCCACGAGGGAGCCGCGGTGCTGCGCGTCGCGCTGATCGACGCGCTCCGACGGCTCGGACGACCCGGGCCGGCCCTCCGCCACGTCGAGGCGCTCATCACGGACGCCTCGGTGGCGCCGCGTTGGCGCGTGACCCGGGCGGAGCTCCTCGACGAGCTCGGACGGCCCACCGAGGCGCGCGCCGAGCGAGCGCGCGCGCTCCGGGACGCGGAGCGGATGCTGACCCGACGGCGCTCGGCGCTCGCCCTGCTCGAGCGGGGCAGAGCGTTGCTCGCGCTGGGGCGCGAAGGCGAAGCGCGCGCGGATCTGGAGCAGGCGCTCCGTCGCGCGCCGAGCCTCACCGAAGCCCGGGTCTTGCTGGCGAGGAGCGCGCGATGA
- a CDS encoding DUF99 family protein, whose protein sequence is MSRRLSNLCGVDDAPFARSHRGDVPIVGAVTTRRRLDGIVTSKVRRDGVNATERVAEMLLGSPFEAHVQAIVLNGIALAGFNVVDLAALHERVGRPVLVVARKAPDLPAIRRALLRRVPGGARKWRLIEAAGPMEPCEGVWVQRAGLSLPSAAQLIRDAREQGQIPEPIRLAHLIAGALGRGTSKGGA, encoded by the coding sequence ATGAGTCGTCGCCTCTCCAACCTCTGCGGCGTGGACGACGCCCCCTTCGCCCGGTCGCACCGGGGCGACGTGCCGATCGTGGGGGCCGTCACCACGCGCCGGAGGCTGGATGGGATCGTCACCAGCAAGGTCCGCCGCGATGGCGTGAACGCGACCGAGCGGGTGGCCGAGATGCTGCTGGGCTCTCCGTTCGAGGCGCACGTGCAGGCGATCGTGCTCAACGGGATCGCGCTCGCGGGCTTCAACGTGGTCGATCTCGCGGCCCTCCACGAGCGCGTGGGCCGGCCGGTCCTGGTCGTCGCGCGAAAGGCGCCGGACCTGCCCGCGATCCGGCGCGCGCTGCTGCGGCGCGTGCCCGGCGGGGCGCGGAAGTGGCGCCTCATCGAGGCGGCCGGCCCGATGGAGCCCTGTGAAGGGGTCTGGGTCCAGCGGGCGGGGCTGAGCCTCCCGAGCGCGGCCCAGCTGATCCGCGACGCCCGCGAGCAGGGACAGATCCCCGAGCCGATCCGCCTCGCCCACCTCATCGCCGGCGCGCTCGGCCGCGGGACCAGCAAGGGCGGCGCGTGA
- a CDS encoding metallophosphoesterase, translating to MRRPLALALALAALGPLVAEAQSVRAPYLQQGTSDGVTVVWRTAAPEDSVVCWGASPDALTVTATGPTGRDHVVRIDGLEADTRWYYAISPGGACPVAGDADHFFRTAPAPGTPRPFSMWVVGDSGTGGSRQRAVFAAMRDVTGGASPDLFLHVGDMAYSDGTTSEFDRNFFDVYAPLLRNTVVWPAMGNHEGHTSVSATQSGPYYEAYVLPVDGAAGGLPSGTEAYYAFDYGNVHFIVLDSHQSDRAIDGPMLRWMQMDLAATAADWIVAYWHHPAYTDGSHDSDREGALIDMRENALPILEAAGVDVVLAGHSHIYERSYLLHGAYDTPTSAAGHILDMGDGRPDGDGAYDANGDGALYVVAGHGGTGVSGAGNHPVMFHSEVDHGSCLIDVAGGSLTLRNIRWDGTETDRVSLVKGDGIAVLAPVGGETFLAGSTVDVLWASTGTSGEVRVEYSLDDGERWAVIADRTPDDGRLAWETPRRQSTRARVRVTDVADATLSATSPASFALSASAEVEVLPFGGTWEYHDQPEAPPSDWDTTTGGWPSGPGQLGYGDGDEATTLLDADPNIASAYFRRTITVDGAVTSARLRVLFDDGFAAFVNGAPVLSRNVDDLAHDAYASTGSMDDELLEMDIDPAAFVDGENVIAVIVKQSSGSSSDLSFDLSLRLGLRVDVEPPPTDAGAPDDDGGSAGDDAAGPDPDGGSTSPPSSDGCGCRVAPSPAGPGLALALLALLAFARRRRSIRRPG from the coding sequence ATGAGGCGTCCGCTGGCGCTCGCCCTCGCGCTCGCGGCGCTCGGCCCCCTCGTGGCCGAGGCGCAGAGCGTCCGCGCGCCCTACCTGCAGCAAGGCACGTCGGATGGCGTGACCGTCGTCTGGCGCACGGCCGCGCCCGAGGACTCGGTGGTGTGCTGGGGCGCCAGCCCCGACGCGCTGACCGTGACCGCGACCGGCCCAACGGGGCGTGACCACGTGGTGCGCATCGACGGCCTCGAGGCGGACACGCGCTGGTACTACGCCATCAGCCCGGGCGGCGCCTGCCCCGTCGCGGGCGACGCCGATCACTTCTTCCGGACCGCCCCCGCGCCGGGCACCCCCAGACCCTTCTCCATGTGGGTGGTCGGTGACTCGGGCACCGGGGGATCCCGACAGCGTGCCGTGTTCGCCGCGATGCGAGACGTCACCGGCGGCGCCTCCCCCGATCTCTTCCTCCACGTCGGCGACATGGCCTACTCGGACGGGACGACGAGCGAGTTCGATCGGAACTTCTTCGACGTCTACGCGCCGCTCTTGCGCAACACGGTCGTCTGGCCCGCGATGGGCAACCACGAGGGACACACGAGCGTGTCCGCCACGCAGTCCGGCCCCTACTACGAGGCGTACGTGCTGCCGGTCGACGGCGCGGCGGGAGGCCTCCCGTCCGGCACCGAGGCGTACTACGCGTTCGACTACGGCAACGTGCACTTCATCGTGCTCGACTCGCATCAGTCCGATCGCGCGATCGACGGGCCCATGCTTCGGTGGATGCAGATGGACCTCGCCGCCACCGCGGCCGACTGGATCGTCGCCTACTGGCATCACCCCGCCTACACCGACGGCAGCCACGACTCCGATCGCGAGGGCGCGCTCATCGACATGCGCGAGAACGCGCTCCCGATCCTCGAGGCCGCGGGGGTGGACGTCGTCCTCGCGGGGCACTCCCACATCTACGAGCGCTCGTACCTGCTGCACGGCGCGTACGACACGCCGACCAGCGCGGCGGGGCACATCCTCGACATGGGCGATGGCCGCCCGGACGGCGACGGGGCCTACGACGCGAACGGCGACGGCGCGCTCTATGTCGTCGCCGGGCACGGCGGAACGGGGGTCAGCGGGGCCGGGAACCACCCGGTGATGTTCCACAGCGAGGTCGACCACGGCTCTTGCCTCATCGATGTCGCTGGCGGGTCGCTGACGCTGCGCAACATTCGGTGGGACGGGACGGAGACCGACCGCGTCTCACTGGTGAAGGGCGACGGGATCGCGGTGCTGGCGCCGGTCGGCGGCGAGACCTTCCTCGCGGGCTCGACCGTCGACGTGCTCTGGGCCTCGACCGGCACGAGCGGCGAGGTCCGCGTCGAGTACAGCCTCGATGACGGCGAGCGCTGGGCGGTGATCGCCGATCGCACCCCGGACGACGGCCGGCTGGCGTGGGAGACGCCGCGCCGACAGAGCACGAGGGCGCGCGTCCGCGTGACCGACGTTGCCGACGCGACGCTGAGCGCGACCAGCCCCGCCTCCTTCGCGTTGTCGGCGTCGGCGGAGGTCGAGGTCCTACCCTTCGGCGGCACGTGGGAGTACCACGACCAACCGGAGGCCCCGCCGTCCGACTGGGACACCACGACGGGCGGATGGCCGTCCGGACCGGGCCAGCTCGGCTACGGCGACGGCGACGAGGCGACCACCCTGCTCGACGCCGATCCCAACATCGCGAGCGCCTACTTCCGCCGGACGATCACCGTCGACGGCGCCGTCACCAGCGCCCGGCTGCGCGTCCTCTTCGACGACGGCTTCGCGGCGTTCGTCAACGGCGCGCCGGTCCTGTCCCGGAACGTCGACGACCTCGCCCACGACGCCTACGCCTCCACCGGCTCCATGGACGACGAGCTCCTCGAGATGGACATCGATCCGGCGGCCTTCGTCGACGGCGAGAACGTGATCGCGGTCATCGTGAAGCAGTCGAGCGGGTCGTCCAGCGACCTCTCGTTCGATCTGTCCCTCAGGCTCGGGCTCCGCGTGGACGTCGAGCCTCCCCCGACCGACGCCGGCGCACCGGACGACGACGGAGGCTCGGCGGGCGATGACGCCGCGGGCCCGGACCCGGATGGAGGCTCCACGTCGCCGCCCTCCTCCGACGGCTGCGGCTGTCGGGTGGCGCCGAGCCCTGCGGGCCCTGGCTTGGCGCTCGCGCTCCTCGCGCTCCTGGCCTTCGCGCGCCGTCGCCGCTCCATCAGAAGACCAGGCTGA
- a CDS encoding DsrE/DsrF/DrsH-like family protein yields MTAPISQTIDCRGQQCPGPILATARAVRELADSGGTLEVLADDAAFPLDLRSWCRSSGSELLSLTADGRGHRALVRIAQPSEPEVSVESLCVRVDCRSMECPQPILEVARAARREPNAELEVLADDEAFELDIVSWCRSARAELVELEREGGVFRARIRPGGAVGVAPAGSLPPVMAPSTPLASRPSADETARLDLGVIPEERRVAELDRTAADTSITRLVVMSPDRRFNARLAQWCVDGEHELVSLSGSGPVLAEIELAGRARPSPSHAIVPVGADLPARVGPKEAALLVLHNDKEALLAAMLVANGAAAQGMNVTVFFTFWGLNLLRGDLPNPVHAHQRVTWAQRLFKWLMPRGPRRQSLGKLNFGGMGSGMLNQLMRQKKIMDLPELLEAAQEQRVRFIACTMSMDVMGITKRDLHPYETLEYGGVATFVESAQAADLSLVF; encoded by the coding sequence ATGACGGCGCCCATCTCTCAGACCATCGACTGCCGAGGCCAGCAGTGCCCCGGGCCCATCCTCGCCACCGCGCGCGCGGTGCGCGAGCTGGCCGACTCCGGCGGTACGCTCGAGGTCCTCGCCGACGACGCGGCGTTTCCGCTGGATCTCCGCAGCTGGTGCCGGAGCTCGGGCTCCGAGCTGCTGTCCCTCACCGCCGACGGCCGCGGGCATCGCGCGCTGGTCCGGATCGCCCAGCCCTCCGAGCCCGAGGTGTCGGTCGAATCCCTCTGCGTGCGTGTGGACTGTCGGAGCATGGAGTGCCCGCAGCCGATCCTGGAGGTGGCCCGGGCGGCGCGCCGGGAGCCGAACGCCGAGCTGGAGGTGCTGGCCGACGACGAGGCCTTCGAGCTGGACATCGTCAGCTGGTGCCGGAGCGCGAGGGCGGAGCTCGTGGAGCTCGAGCGAGAGGGTGGCGTGTTTCGGGCGCGCATCCGTCCCGGTGGAGCCGTCGGCGTCGCGCCGGCCGGCAGCCTCCCGCCCGTCATGGCGCCCTCGACCCCGCTGGCGAGCCGCCCGAGCGCCGATGAGACGGCGAGGCTGGACCTGGGAGTGATCCCCGAAGAGCGCCGGGTCGCGGAGCTGGATCGCACCGCTGCGGATACAAGCATCACACGTCTCGTGGTCATGTCGCCGGACCGGCGGTTCAACGCGCGGCTCGCGCAGTGGTGCGTCGACGGCGAGCACGAGCTGGTGAGCTTGAGCGGGAGTGGGCCGGTCCTGGCCGAGATCGAGCTCGCGGGCCGGGCGCGCCCGTCGCCGTCCCACGCGATCGTACCGGTAGGCGCTGACCTCCCGGCCCGGGTCGGTCCGAAGGAGGCCGCGCTGCTCGTGCTCCACAACGACAAGGAGGCGCTCCTGGCTGCGATGCTGGTGGCCAACGGGGCGGCGGCGCAGGGCATGAACGTCACGGTGTTCTTCACGTTCTGGGGCCTCAACCTCCTGCGCGGAGACCTCCCGAACCCGGTCCACGCGCACCAGCGCGTCACGTGGGCGCAGCGGCTCTTCAAGTGGCTGATGCCGCGGGGGCCACGGCGTCAGAGCCTGGGCAAGCTCAACTTCGGCGGCATGGGCTCCGGGATGCTCAACCAGCTGATGCGCCAGAAGAAGATCATGGATCTGCCGGAGCTCCTCGAGGCGGCGCAGGAGCAGCGCGTCCGGTTCATCGCCTGCACGATGAGCATGGACGTCATGGGGATCACGAAGCGGGACCTGCATCCCTACGAGACCCTCGAGTACGGCGGCGTCGCGACGTTCGTGGAGAGCGCGCAGGCCGCAGACCTCAGCCTGGTCTTCTGA
- a CDS encoding methyltransferase domain-containing protein: MTHPRDCDRDRLPPALRRCFRPLPPDPAIEAFVAHARPHGALRAALHGQLRRVVSDFDADGLLGTHPMALLGEASWEALLGRGGRLLDVGAGSGDVTAHARALFDEIVTTETSRAMGRRLRRRGFRCHRVDLSRAALPAEEAPFDAVALLNVLDRCDRPRSLLRAARAALGPGGRLLLSVPLPARPHVDRGGATVDPDEPMAGYGETWEEALVDLCEGLLGELEIERIARAPYLSVGARLHALDAALVVARG, translated from the coding sequence GTGACGCATCCCCGCGACTGCGACCGAGACCGGCTGCCCCCGGCGCTCCGGAGATGCTTCCGTCCGCTCCCGCCCGATCCCGCCATCGAGGCGTTCGTCGCTCACGCCCGCCCCCACGGCGCGCTCCGCGCGGCGCTCCACGGCCAGCTCCGACGGGTGGTCAGCGACTTCGACGCGGACGGGCTCCTGGGCACGCACCCGATGGCGTTGCTCGGCGAGGCGTCCTGGGAGGCCCTGCTCGGCCGCGGCGGGCGGCTGCTCGACGTCGGCGCGGGGAGCGGCGACGTCACGGCGCACGCCCGCGCGCTCTTCGACGAGATCGTGACCACCGAGACCTCCCGCGCGATGGGTCGGCGACTCCGCCGTCGCGGCTTCCGATGCCACCGCGTCGATCTGTCTCGGGCCGCGCTCCCCGCGGAGGAGGCGCCTTTCGACGCGGTCGCGCTCCTCAACGTGCTCGATCGCTGCGATCGCCCGCGCTCGCTCCTGCGGGCCGCGCGCGCCGCGCTGGGCCCGGGCGGGCGCCTCCTGCTCAGCGTGCCCTTGCCCGCGCGCCCGCACGTCGACCGAGGCGGCGCGACCGTCGATCCCGACGAGCCGATGGCCGGCTACGGGGAGACGTGGGAGGAGGCGCTCGTCGATCTCTGCGAGGGCCTGCTGGGCGAGCTCGAGATCGAGCGGATCGCGCGCGCGCCGTATCTCAGCGTCGGGGCCCGCCTGCACGCGCTCGACGCGGCCCTCGTCGTCGCCCGCGGCTGA
- a CDS encoding sigma-54 dependent transcriptional regulator has product MSSPPTTTDSAAVAVVDDDPVVRRLMRLWLEQEGYTVREFARGAQALAVEELPHLVCLDLGLEDMPGLHVMEHFLALDADLPVVVVTAERTIETAVNAMRGGAYDFVTKPLDRQRFLLAVARAAERRRLTERVRGLESQLGGRRAMARLIGDSAPMQELGGLIERVLSSDVAVAIFGESGTGKELVARTIHEQGHRSSGPFVAVNCAAIPESLQESELFGHEKGAFTGASARHLGRFEQAQGGTLFLDEVGEMSPATQAALLRTLQERTIRRVGGASDIPVDVRIVCATHRDLEGEVEAARFRQDLFYRLVVYPLQMPALRDRTDDVPALVRHFIEKLGPDVGRTPSRVDPVAIDALMRHAWPGNVRELQNVVHRALLACESDEMKLAHLPPAIRDRALPSVPPPLSDRPRSRPPQLPLIPLRELEKRAIRRALDATEGNVSEAARLLGIGRATVYRRLAEMDEGRASNVA; this is encoded by the coding sequence ATGAGCAGCCCTCCCACAACCACGGACTCCGCCGCCGTCGCCGTCGTCGACGACGACCCGGTGGTGCGCCGCCTGATGCGCCTCTGGCTCGAACAAGAGGGCTACACGGTGCGCGAGTTCGCCCGCGGAGCGCAGGCCCTCGCGGTGGAGGAGCTCCCCCACCTCGTCTGCCTGGATCTCGGGCTCGAGGACATGCCGGGCCTGCACGTGATGGAGCACTTCCTGGCCCTCGACGCCGATCTGCCGGTGGTGGTCGTCACCGCCGAGCGCACGATCGAGACCGCGGTCAACGCGATGCGCGGCGGGGCCTACGACTTCGTGACCAAGCCGCTCGATCGGCAGCGCTTCCTGCTCGCGGTCGCCCGCGCGGCCGAGCGCCGCCGCCTCACCGAGCGGGTCCGCGGGCTCGAGAGCCAGCTCGGAGGCCGGCGCGCGATGGCCCGCCTCATCGGCGACAGCGCGCCCATGCAGGAGCTCGGCGGGCTCATCGAGCGCGTGCTCTCCAGCGACGTCGCGGTGGCGATCTTCGGCGAGTCCGGCACGGGCAAGGAGCTGGTCGCGCGCACCATTCACGAGCAAGGGCACCGCTCGAGCGGGCCGTTCGTGGCGGTGAACTGCGCGGCGATCCCCGAGTCCCTCCAGGAGTCCGAGCTCTTCGGGCACGAGAAGGGCGCGTTCACGGGCGCCTCGGCGCGACACCTCGGCCGCTTCGAGCAGGCGCAGGGGGGCACGCTCTTCCTCGACGAGGTCGGCGAGATGAGCCCCGCGACGCAGGCCGCGCTGCTCCGCACGCTGCAGGAGCGGACCATCCGCCGCGTCGGCGGCGCGAGCGACATCCCCGTGGACGTCCGCATCGTCTGCGCGACCCACCGCGATCTCGAGGGCGAGGTCGAGGCCGCGCGCTTCCGCCAGGACCTCTTCTACCGCCTCGTCGTCTACCCGCTGCAGATGCCCGCGCTGCGCGACCGGACCGACGACGTGCCGGCCCTCGTGCGCCACTTCATCGAGAAGCTTGGCCCGGACGTCGGGCGCACGCCGAGCCGCGTGGACCCGGTCGCGATCGACGCGCTCATGCGACACGCCTGGCCGGGCAACGTGCGCGAGCTCCAGAACGTCGTGCACCGCGCGCTCCTCGCCTGCGAGAGCGACGAGATGAAGCTGGCGCACCTGCCGCCCGCCATCCGCGACCGCGCGCTCCCGTCGGTGCCGCCGCCCCTGAGCGACCGCCCGCGCAGCCGGCCGCCGCAGCTGCCGCTGATCCCGCTGCGAGAGCTCGAGAAGCGCGCCATCCGACGCGCCCTCGACGCGACCGAGGGCAACGTCTCCGAGGCGGCCCGCCTGCTCGGCATCGGCCGGGCCACCGTCTACCGCCGCCTGGCGGAGATGGACGAAGGCCGCGCCTCCAACGTCGCCTGA